The Amblyomma americanum isolate KBUSLIRL-KWMA chromosome 6, ASM5285725v1, whole genome shotgun sequence genome has a window encoding:
- the LOC144095558 gene encoding uncharacterized protein LOC144095558 — MPSNAPPATAPTPAPTVVVAQPRDPGTFCGTDDVDFEDWLAMYEHVSKHNRWEATLIIANVIFYLAGTARVWFVTHEEELSSWDTCKQKLRDLFGKPIGRKIGARKDLASRAQSSTESYISYIQDVLALCRKVDSVMSETNKVGHILKGIAVDAFNLLLCKECATVDSVLQVCRQFEQAKHRRIAPRFDRLPNTAATSSCEDLPTLQQPSHPANLTRIIRRDLEAMTPIAFAPQPPDATIALIQAVVRQEFANVGLNSGLPSRRPVNQPRLH, encoded by the coding sequence ATGCCGTCCAACGCACCTCCGGCCACAGCGCCAACCCCAGCGCCGACCGTTGTCGTAGCAcagcctcgcgacccgggcaccttTTGTGGCACCGATGACGTCGATTTTGAAGACTGGCTAgccatgtatgagcatgtgagcaagCACAACCGATGGGAAGCGACCCTCATAATTGCTAACGTCATCTTCTACTTGGCGGGCACAGCGCGCGTCTGGTTTGTGACGCATGAGGAAGAACTTTCCTCTTGGGAcacctgtaagcagaagctccgcgacttaTTTGGCAAGCCAATTGGACGCAAGATCGGCGCTAGAAAAGACCTCGCTTCTCGAGCTCAGTCGTCCACTGAGTCTTACATCTCTTACATTCAGGACGTCCTCGCTCTTTGCCGTAAGGTAGACAGCGTCATGTCGGAGACCAACAAGGTGGGCCACATACTCAAGGGGATCGCTGTCGACGCTTTTAACTTGCTCCTCTGCAAAGAATGCGCAACGGTCGACTCTGTCCTCCAGGTAtgccggcagtttgagcaagcTAAACACCGCCGCATAGCtccccgtttcgaccgccttccgaacacggcggccacatcctcctgcgaagacctgccaacactgcaacagccgtccCACCCTGCCAACTTAACCCGAATTATACGAAGGGATCTGGAGGCTATGACTCCCATTGCATTCGCCCCTCAGCCGCCTGACGCTACGATTGCTCTGATCCAGGCTGTTGTTCGCCAGGAGTTCGCGAACGTGGGTCTCAATTCTGGCCTGCCCTCGCGTCGCCCTGTAAACCAACCACGGCTCCATTGA